The window AGAGGAAGTCCAGCGCCTCCTGGCCGTCGCGCACCACGTGCAGGGTGTTGCGGATCTTGTTGTCCTCGAAGGCCTCCCGGGTCATCAGCTCGTCCCCGGGATCGTCCTCGACGAGCAGGACCTCGATGGGCTTCACGGCGTCGTTCACGGGGCGTCTCCCGACCGGGGGGTCAGTGCGGCGGGGGCCAGCAGCTCCGCCGTCGTGTGGGTGGGTGCCTCCGGAAGGACGGGCAGGGTGAAGTGGATAAGCGTGCCCTCGGAGGGTGCCGGGTCCAGCCAGATCCGGCCACCGTGGAATTCGACGATCTTACGGCAGAGGGACAGCCCGATCCCGGTGCCTTCGTACTCGTCCCTGGCGTGCAGCCGCTGGAAGATGATGAACACCTTGTCGGCGAACTCCGGCGCGATGCCGATGCCGTTGTCGGCCACCGTGAGGTGCCAGTCGTCGTCCTCCCGCACACAGCCGACGGTGATCCGGCACGGCACGTCGGGCCTGCGGAACTTGATGGCGTTGCCGATCAGGTTCTGCCAGACCATGGTGAGGGACGTGGAGTCCCCGAGCAGCTCCGGCAGCGGGTCCTCGCGGACCACGGTGGCCCCGGACTCGTCGACGGCCAGGGTCAGGTTGGACATCGCCCGGTCCAGGGAGCTCCCGAGGTCCACGGGCTTCCAGGTCTGCTGCACCCTGCCCACCCGGGAGAACGTCAGCAGGTCGTTGATCAGCACCTGCATCCGCTTGGCGCCGTCCACCGCGAAGTCGATGTACTGCCTGGCACGGTCGTCCAGCTGGGCGCTGTAGCGCTTCTCCAGCAGCTGGCAGAAGGACGCGACCTTCCGCAGCGGTTCCTGCAGGTCGTGTGAGGCGACGTAGGCGAACTGCTCCAGCTCGGAGTTGGACCGGCGCAGCTCCGCGGTCTGCTCGGCGAGCAGGGTCTCCCGCTCCTGGGACTCGTCCAGCTCGGCCACCAGACGACGGCGCATGTCCTCGGCCGCCGCGGCCACCGCCGTGACGTCCGACGGACCGCTCACCTCGATCCTGCTCGAGAAGGAGCCCGACCGCACACGGTTCGACGCGGCGGTCAGAGCGTGCAGCGGCCGGCCCACCACGCGGTGGAGCAGCAGGCTCAGGGAGACGACGGCCAGCACGAAACCGGCCAGGAGTGCGACGAGGACCCGGTCGCGCGTCGTGCGCGCCTCCCCGAGCTCGGCGCGGGCCTTGTCCCGTGCGTCGTCCAGATGGCCCTGCTGGGCGGTGTAGAGGACGCGCAGGGCGTCGAACTCCGCCTTGCTGCGCAGGATGGGGCCGGACGACGCGCCGGTGGGTCCGCTCGCGCGCACGGCGGCGATGAGCGGCTCCGCGTGCTGCGTGCGCCACTCCCGGGCGGCCCCGGCGATCCGGTCCAGGTCCTCGGCGTAGGGCTGCTGGTGGTCGATCAGGGTGCGGACCCGCTCCAGCCGCTCCCGCTCGGCCTGCCTGCCCGCCTTGTAGGGCTCCAGGAACGACTGGTCGCCGGTGAGGGCGTAGCCGCGGACCCCCGTCTCCTGGTCGAGCAGCGAGTTCTGCAGCTGGAACGACGCGGAGCGGGCGGGCTGGATACGGTCCACCAGGTCCGTGGTGCGGTCGGAGATCCGGGAGAGGACGAGCCCGCCGATGACGAGGCACGCGCAGACCACCACGACGAAACCGGCGAGGATCAGATGGACCCAGTTCTGCACCGACAGCCGCGCCATGGGTCCGGGCCGCGTGCCCGATGGCTTCCCAGTGGTCATGTAGTGGCCCTCCAGCCCAGATGGAGGACAGCGACGTCGTCCGCCAGTCCGCCGTACGGTGCCGCGCTCGCGGTGGCCTCCGCGACCAGTGAGTCCACGAACGCGCTCGGTTCCAGCGCCCCGTTCTTCGCCGCCATCGCCAGAAGTCCTTCCTCGCCCAGTCGTGACTTGGGCCCCGTACGCCCCTCGAACAGGCCGTCGGTGAACAGGACCAGCTCACTGTCGGGGGACAGGTCCAGCTCGGTGATCGTCCAGCGGCCCGCGCCGGGAAGCAGTCCGAGGGCCATGCCCATGTCGGGCTCAACCCACCCGACGTCCGTGCCGCGCCGCAGCAGCAGTCCCGGGTGCCCGGCGCGCGCGACGTACACGCGGTCCCTGCTCGGCGGGAACACCAGCGTGGTCACCGTGGCGAACACATGGGGGTCGGACCGCTCGGCGACGAGTATCTCCTCCAGGAGGCCGATCTTCTCCAGCTGGTTGACCCCGGTCAGGACGGCCGTGCGCCACGCCACGCGGAGACAGACCCCGAGGGCGGCCTCCGCGGCACCGTGGCCCGACACGTCGCCGATCACCGCGTGCACCGCGCCGTCGGCGGTCTGCACCACGTCGTAGAAGTCGCCGCTGAGCAGTCCGTGGGCGCGTCCGGCCTCGTAGCGGGCCGAGACCCGGAAACTGTCGTCGAGCAGCAGCGGAATGGGCAGCAGGGCGCGTTCGAGCCGTGCGTTCTCCTGCTCGATCAGCCTGCTCGTCCGCAAGGCGGCGGCCGACCGCTCGGCGTGCTTGCGCTGGAGGGCGTACCGGACGGCGCGGCCGAGGGCCTCGGGGTCGATCCGGCCCTTCACGAGGTAGTCCTGGGCGCCGTGCGCCACCGCGGACAGCCCGGTCCCGGACTCGGCCATGCCCGTCAGCACGACGATCGCCGCGTCGGGCGCCGACTCGACGAGCCGGCGTACGGCGTCGGGGCCGTTCACGTCCGGCAGGTGGAGATCCAGCAGGACGCAGACCGGAGTGCGGCAGGACACCAGGAACCGCCGGGCCTCGGCCAGCGTCTTGCACCACGTGAGCGGGGCGTCCAGTTCGCTGTCGCTGAGCATCTCCTCCACGAGGAGCGCGTCACCCGCGTCGTCCTCGACCAGGAGCAGGGTCGCGTCGATGTCCCAGACGGACACGTCGGCAGGGGCGAGCGCCCTCTGCTGCTCCGGGACACGTCTCGGATCGGCCACACGCGCAGAGGTGTCCAACGGCTCGCTCACACTCCACCCCCTCCGACGGACGGCTCGGGACACCCACGGCCGTTTCGGCAGGAAGCATATGTGACTGAGGCCCGGCGTCAGGCCGGGCCTCAGTCATTCGGATTCGTACGCCCCGGATCAGGCTTCGACGCTCATGCCGGCCCGCAGGCGCGTCACGATCCGGCTGAGGAGCCGGGACACGTGCATCTGGGAGACGCCCAGCTCAGCGCCGATCTGGGCCTGCGTCATCTCCAGGCCGAACCGCATCTGGACGATCCTGCGCTCACGGTCGTCCAACTGCTGCAGCAGGGGGGCCAGCGTGTGCAGGTTCTCGACGCTCTCCATGGCCGGGTCGTCCTCGCCGAGGAGGTCGGCGTACGCGCGCTGGTCGCTGCCCGACTCGCTGTCGGCGCTCGGGGTGTCCAGCGATCCGGCCGAGTAGCCGTTGGCGGCGACCAGGCCCTCGATGATCTCTTCCTCGGAGAGGTCCAGGTGCGCGGCGAGTTCGGCGACCGTCGGGTCGCGGTCGAGCTTGCCCGACAGCAGTTCCTTGGCCTTGGCCAGCTCGACGCGCAGCTCCTGGAGCCGCCGCGGCACGTGCACCGACCAGGTGGTGTCCCGGAAGAAACGCTTGATCTCGCCCACGATGTACGGCACCGCGAACGTGGCGAACTCCACCTCGCGCGACAGGTCGAACCGGTCGATGGCCTTGATCAGGCCGATGGTGCCGACCTGGATGATGTCCTCGGTGTCGTCCCCGCCCCGGTTGCGGAACCGCGAGGCGGCGAAGCGCACCAGTGAGAGATTCATCTCGATGAGGGTGTTGCGCGCGTACTGGTACTCGTGGGTCCCCTCCTCCAGGGACTGGAGCCGGTCGAAGAACAGCTTCGACATGGCCCGCGCGTCCTGCGGGGCCACCTTGCCGGCGTCCTCGATCCACGGGAGAGCGGCCGTGCCGGAACCCTTGCCCGCCTCGTCGCACTGCGTCGCCGCCATGCCGATCGCTTCGGTGGTTCGCACTGCCGTCATGGTGTCGCCCTCCCTGGAACCCGATGTGGTGATCCGCGCATGCCCGGCTTCCCGGATCTCATGCCTGCCGATCCCGAAGTTTTTCTCCCCGTTCCCATTTCTCGGGGCCGCCTGGCGCCGGTGCCGCCATCAGATGGAGGGATTCGGCACCTTTGGCGCTGATTTATGCCGCCTGATTCGCGGTGACGTGTGAGGAGCGCCTCATTCCGGGCACGAGTGGTGTTTCCGGAGAGCAGAAGGAGGGGCCGTGAGCGACGTCGGCGCGGCAGGACAGAGGACGGTCACGACGAGGATCCCGGCCCGGCTGGACCGGCTGCCCTGGTCCCGTTGGCACTGGATGATCGTCATCGGGCTCGGCACCGTCTGGATCCTCGACGGACTGGAGGTCACGGTCGTCGGGAACATCGCCAGCAGGCTCTCCGAGGAGGGCAGCGGACTGCCCATCAGCGGCGCCCAGGTGACCGGCATCGCCGCCGCGCTCTACGTGGCGGGGGCCTGCAGCGGAGCGCTGGTCTTCGGCTGGCTCACCGACCGCTACGGCCGCAAGAAGCTGTTCCTCATCACCCTCGCCGTCTATCTGGCGGCCACCGCACTCACCGCGGTCTCCTTCTCGGCCTGGTGGTTCTTCCTCTTCCGCTTCCTCACCGGCTTCGGCATCGGCGGAGAATACGCGGCCATCAACTCGGCCATCGACGAACTGATCCCGAGCAGGTACCGGGGCCGGGTCGACCTCATCATCAACGGAAGTTTCTGGCTCGGGGCGGTGGCCGGCTCCCTTCTCTCCGTGGTGGCGCTGAACACCGACATCTTCCCCAAGGACGTCGGCTGGCGGCTCACCTTCGCCCTCGGCGTCGTCCTCGGCCTCGTCATCCTGCTGGTACGCCGCCATGTGCCCGAGAGCCCGCGCTGGATGTTCATCCACGGGCGCGACGAGGAGGCGGAGAAGCTCGTCGACTCGGTGGAGCACGAGGTCGA is drawn from Streptomyces sp. NBC_00178 and contains these coding sequences:
- a CDS encoding PP2C family protein-serine/threonine phosphatase yields the protein MSEPLDTSARVADPRRVPEQQRALAPADVSVWDIDATLLLVEDDAGDALLVEEMLSDSELDAPLTWCKTLAEARRFLVSCRTPVCVLLDLHLPDVNGPDAVRRLVESAPDAAIVVLTGMAESGTGLSAVAHGAQDYLVKGRIDPEALGRAVRYALQRKHAERSAAALRTSRLIEQENARLERALLPIPLLLDDSFRVSARYEAGRAHGLLSGDFYDVVQTADGAVHAVIGDVSGHGAAEAALGVCLRVAWRTAVLTGVNQLEKIGLLEEILVAERSDPHVFATVTTLVFPPSRDRVYVARAGHPGLLLRRGTDVGWVEPDMGMALGLLPGAGRWTITELDLSPDSELVLFTDGLFEGRTGPKSRLGEEGLLAMAAKNGALEPSAFVDSLVAEATASAAPYGGLADDVAVLHLGWRATT
- a CDS encoding sensor histidine kinase — translated: MTTGKPSGTRPGPMARLSVQNWVHLILAGFVVVVCACLVIGGLVLSRISDRTTDLVDRIQPARSASFQLQNSLLDQETGVRGYALTGDQSFLEPYKAGRQAERERLERVRTLIDHQQPYAEDLDRIAGAAREWRTQHAEPLIAAVRASGPTGASSGPILRSKAEFDALRVLYTAQQGHLDDARDKARAELGEARTTRDRVLVALLAGFVLAVVSLSLLLHRVVGRPLHALTAASNRVRSGSFSSRIEVSGPSDVTAVAAAAEDMRRRLVAELDESQERETLLAEQTAELRRSNSELEQFAYVASHDLQEPLRKVASFCQLLEKRYSAQLDDRARQYIDFAVDGAKRMQVLINDLLTFSRVGRVQQTWKPVDLGSSLDRAMSNLTLAVDESGATVVREDPLPELLGDSTSLTMVWQNLIGNAIKFRRPDVPCRITVGCVREDDDWHLTVADNGIGIAPEFADKVFIIFQRLHARDEYEGTGIGLSLCRKIVEFHGGRIWLDPAPSEGTLIHFTLPVLPEAPTHTTAELLAPAALTPRSGDAP
- a CDS encoding RNA polymerase sigma factor SigF, whose protein sequence is MTAVRTTEAIGMAATQCDEAGKGSGTAALPWIEDAGKVAPQDARAMSKLFFDRLQSLEEGTHEYQYARNTLIEMNLSLVRFAASRFRNRGGDDTEDIIQVGTIGLIKAIDRFDLSREVEFATFAVPYIVGEIKRFFRDTTWSVHVPRRLQELRVELAKAKELLSGKLDRDPTVAELAAHLDLSEEEIIEGLVAANGYSAGSLDTPSADSESGSDQRAYADLLGEDDPAMESVENLHTLAPLLQQLDDRERRIVQMRFGLEMTQAQIGAELGVSQMHVSRLLSRIVTRLRAGMSVEA